Genomic window (Polaromonas sp. JS666):
GCGTTGCGGAGGACCTGCTGGAGCGCGTGGCCAACGGAACGCTGGACATCGTCGTTGCCTATGCGCCGCGGCAGCGGCCCGGCCTGCGGATCGAACTATTGATCGAGGAAAAGCTGGTGCTGGTTACAACGACCCGCGGCTCCCAGGCGCCGCAGGCGGCCGACTATGTGTACGTGGACTGGGGCAGCGAGTTTGCGGCGCAGCACAGCCTGGCTTTTCCCGAACTATCAAGCGTGGGCGTGTCGTCCAGCCTCGGGCCGCTGGGACTGGGCTACCTGCTTACCGTCGGCGGGGCGGGCTATTTCCGGCAGAACGTCGTGCGTAGCCACCTGAAGGAAGGACGACTGCACCGGGTGCCCGGGGCGCCCGAATTCCTGTACCCGGCTTACGCCGTCTATGCGGCAGACGCAGACATGGCGGTGCTGGAACCCGCTCTGGCCGGCCTGCGGCAGGCCGCCAAAGGCGCCGTGGGCAACCAGCAGGCGGCCCGGCCTTCAAAAACGGGAAATGTCGGGAAAGCCTGAAAAAAAAGTAACCGTTTGCCAATGTCGTTCCTCAATGCGCCCCAGCCGCAGCATCCGAACTCCCTGCCCCGACCCTGGTGTGCCGCGTCAAATACACCAGCGGAATCAGCAACAGGAAAATCAGCGCGGACACATAGAACACATCGTTCGCCGCCAGCATGTAGGCCTGCTGATCCACCAGGCGATTGATGGTGCCCAGTGCCTGGTCGGGTGTAAGCCCGGCCCCGGCCAGGCCCGTCAGTGCGCTGCTGGTGGCGGTGCTTCCCTGGTTGACGTATTCGCTCACTTGGGCATGGTGCATGGCGGCGCGGTCTTGCCAGATGGTGGTGGCGATTGACGTGCCGAAGGAGCCCGCCGTGATGCGCACGAAGTTCGACAGGCCCGAAGCCGCCGGAATCTTCTCGGGCGAGATGCCCGACAGCGTGATGGTGACCAACGGGATGAAGAAGAAAGCCATGGCCACACCCTGGATAATGGTGGGTATCAGGATGGTGTTGAAATCAGCCTGGGTGTTGAAGTTGGAACGCATCCACAGCACCAGCGCAAACACCAGAAAGGCAAACACGGCGAAGCGGCGCGGGTCGACCTTGGCGATGTTTTTGCCGACCAGCGGTGACAGCAGCAGAGCCATGGCCCCCACCGGCGCCATCACCATGCCGGCCTGTGTGGCGGTGTAGCCCATGTACTGCTGCAGCCACAGCGGCAGCAGCACCACGTTGCCAAAAAAGAGGCCGTACCCCACCGACAGCGCCACCGCACCCGCCCAGAAGTTGCGCCGCTTGAACAGCGTCAGGTCAACCACCGGATGCTCTTCGGTGAGCTCCCAGATGACGAAGGCAATCAGGCCCACCAGCGAAACAATGCCCAGGGCCACCACCTCACCGGAGTGAAACCAGTCGAGCTCCTTGCCCTTGTCGAGCATGATCTGCAGCGCACCCACCCAGATCACCAGCAGCGCCAGGCCGACCGAGTCGATCGGCAGCTTGCGCGTCACGCTTTCACGCTTCCTGAAGATGCTCCAGGTGATGAAGGCGGCGCCAAAGCCCACGGGAATGTTGATGTAAAAAATCCAGGGCCAGGAAATGTTGTCGGTGATCCAGCCGCCCAGCAGCGGCCCCATGACAGGCGCGACCAGCGTGGTCATGGACCAGAGCGCCATGGCCAGTCCCGCCAGCGCCTTGGGGTAGCTTGACAGCAGCAGTGACTGCGACAACGGAATCATCGGGCCCGCCACCAGCCCCTGCAGGACACGAAAAAAAATCAGCGTGGTCATGTTGGGGGCCAGGCCGCACAGCCATGATGTGAGCACAAACAGCATGACGCTGGCCGTGAACAGGCGAACCTGGCCGAAACGCTGCGACAGCCAGCCGGTGAGCGGCACGGCGATCGCGTTGGCCACGCCAAAGCTGGTGATGACCCAGGTGCCCTGGTTGGGGCTCACGCCCAGGTCGCCGGCAATGGCCGGCAGGGAGACGTTGGCAATCGACGTGTCGAGCACGTTCATGAAGGTGGCGGCCGACAGCGCCAGCGTGCCCCACAGGCGGGCAGAGCCCGTCAGCGGCGGCGGCTGGATGTAGGCAGGGGCAGGTGCTGAAGCCATGAAAACCTAATGAGTAAGCAGCAGGACAAGGCCGTGGAGGTGCGCGCCGTGCGAAGCTGCGGGTAATGCAATGACCGGCGAACGGGGCTTAGTGCGCCTGCTGTGGTGCCGCGCGGCTGCCGGCAATCGACAGGGTCTGCGTCTGCGCCATCGCAAGGCCCTGCCCTTCGCTGCCGGTCTGATCCGCTGTGGTGGGGCCGCCCGGCGGTTGGGCCGGCGAGCCGATGGCGGCGGCTTTGGCCGGTTTGAGTGCCTTGCCGCTGTTGGCGGCAATCACGCGCCGCACATACACGTTGGCGGCATCGTCCTGCTTGCCATAAGTCTGCGTGTGCGCCTGGGCCGCGTCGCGCGGCGCATCGGCCAGCGTTTTGCCGTCCTTGTGGCTGACGTCGACTTCCGCATCCATCGACAAGCCCACCCGCAGCGGGTTGTCGGCCAGTTGCCTGGCGTCGAGCGCAATGCGCACCGGCACGCGCTGCACCACCTTGATCCAGTTGCCGGTGGCGTTTTGCGCCGGCAGCAGCGAAAAGGCCGCGCCCGTGCCGACACCCAGCCCCGCTACCGTGCCTTTGTATTGGATTTTTTTGCCATACAGGTCGGCCACCAGCGTCACCGGCTGGCCGATGCGGATATTGCGCAGTTGCACTTCCTTGAAGTTGGCATCAACCCAGACCTGGTTGAGCGGAATGATCGACATCATGGGCGTGCCGGCCGCCACGCGCTGGCCCAGCTGCACCGTGCGCTTGGCCACGTAGCCATCCACCGGAGCCTGCAGACCGGCGCGCTGTGTGGCGAGGTAGGCCTCGCGCACCTTGGCGGCCGCCACCTGCACGCTGGGGTGCTGCTCGATGCTGGTCCCCTCGGTCAAGGCCTGGTTGCTGGTGAGCTGCTCGCGCGCGGCCACCACGCCGGCCTGCGCTGCGGCCAGCGCGCTTTTGGCGTTGGCCAGCTGCGTCTGCGCATGGTTGAGTTCTTCTTTCGACACCGCCCCGTTGCCGGTGAGCGACTGGCGGCGGTTGAGGTCATCGGTGGCGCGGGCAATATCGCTGCGGGCCCTGGCCACGTCGGCATCACGCAGCGCGATCTGGGCGGCCAGCGTGCCGTTGTTGGCGTAGAGCGTGCGCACCTGGCGCACCGCCTGGGCCAGCGCGGCTTCGGCCTGCTCCAGCGCGATTCTGGCGTCTGCCGGGTCCAGTTGCACCAGCGTCTGACCGGCTTTCACGAAGTCGGTGTCGTCGGCCATGATGGCCATGACGGTGCCGCCGATCTGCGGCGTGATCTGGATCACGTTGCCTTGCACGTAAGCGTTGTCGGTCGACTCGTAATGGCTGGCCACGAGGTACTCGTAGGCGGCCCAGCCCAGGCCGGCGACCACCACCACGCTGGCCAGCGCGGTCAGCGCTTTCTTGCGCCGGGGGTTGCCGGCGGCCGGTTGCAAGGGTGCGTCAGAAGAAGCTGCGGATAGCGAGGGTTCTGGAGTTGTCATGATGTTCCTGATCAATTAAGTCAATTAGGTCAATTAGGTCTACCAGGCCTCTGGCCCAACAAACACGGGCGAAAGAAGCTACGGGTTTTTATAGCGTTTGGGAAGCGGTTGCCGACGTTGGCGTGTAACCACCACCCAGTGCGCGCATCAGCGCTACCTGCGTGTCCAGCGCGCGGGCGGCCAGGTCAACCGCCAGGCGGCGCTGGGTCAGCACACTGGTTTCGGCCGTCAGCACATTGAGGTAGTTGCCCAGGCCAGCCCTGTAACGCTGCACGGCAATCTCGTAAGCGCCCTCTGCGGCCTCCTGCGCGGACCGCTGCTCGGCCTGCTGACGACCAATGGCCTGCGATGAGGCTACCTGGTCGGCCACGTCACGCACCGCATCAATCACGGCGGCGTTGTAGCTTTCGACGGCGGCATCAAGGTCGGCGGTCTTGCCGCGCAGGTTGGCGCGCAGCCGGCCCGCATCAAAAATCGGCAGGCGCAGCGCCGGGCCTACGCCCCACTGCTGGCTGCCGGCGTCAAGCAGACGGCCCAGGCCAATGCTGGAAAAACCGGCGAAGGCAACCAGGTTGATATTGGGATAGAACTGTGTCTTCGCATTCACCACATCTTTGGACGCAGCTTCGACACGCCAGCGCGCGGCGGCAATGTCGGCCCGGCGGCCCAGCAGGTCGGCCGGAATGCTGGACGTTAACGCAACGTTTTTGATTGCTGCCAATGCGGGTGGATTCTGGGCCAGGGCGCTGCTGCCGGCTTGCCCAACCAGGGCAGCCAGTGCGTTGCGCGTCAGCGCGATCTGCTCCTGCACCGTCTCCAGTTGCAGGCGCGCCTCCGGCAGGCCGCCCTCGCTCTGGCGCAACTCGAGCCGGGTGTCGAGCCCGGCGGCCACGCGGTCCTGCACCAGCTTGAGGGTTTCTTCCCGCTGCGCCAGCGTGCGGCGCGCAACAAAGGCCTGCTCGTGGAGGCGAGCCAGCTGAAAGTAGCTGCGGGCTACATTGCTGGCAAGCAGCACGCGCGCGGCCTGTGCGTCGGCCTCGGCCGCATGGGCGCTGCCCAGGGCGGCATCCAGTGCGGCTCGGTTTTTTCCAAAGAAATCAAGTTCCCAGCTGGCGTTGAGCTGAACCGTGCCGCTGTCGCGGATGGCGCCCGCCAGCGGTGGGGGCACCGCGCCGTTAGCGGTGTAGCGCTGCCGTGTCAGGTCGATCTGGCCATTGAGCTGCGGCAAAGTGGCGGCATCCGCCACTTCCATCACGGCCCGGGCCCGTGCCAGGCGGGCCTGTGCAAGCTTCAGGCTGGGGCTGCTTTGCAGCGCCTGGGCAATCAGGCCATTGAGCTGCTCGTCGCCAAAGTCGCGCCACCACTCGGCGGCAACGCCTGCCTGCCCTGCTGCCGCATCGGCGTTCAGGCCCAGCGAAGGCGCATCGCGCAGGCTGGACTGCGGCGCGATGCCGGACATGTCGGCGCAGCCGGTGAGGCCCGTGGCCATCAGGCTTGCAGCCACCAGGCCGGCCGCCGTTACCAGGGCCATGCGTACGGACGCATGCCAGAGCGGCAAACGCTTCGACCTGCCCGCGGGCGCAGTCACCGGGCCGGTTATTGAAGGTAAAGAGGCGTTTGTTTCACTTCTCATTTTTTTCCACCGAGGCTTGAAGGGTTTGCGCGGTGTCAAGAATGCGGCGCAAATAGCTTTTGAGGATTTGCCATTCCTCGACCGAGAAGCCGGCAAGATGGGCGTTCTGGACGCGGCTGAGGATGGCGGGGATTTCCTGGGCGGCGGCGCGGCCCGCGTCGGTCAACTCCAGGTTGACCACCCGCCGGTCGTCCGAGGAACGAACCCGGCGGCACAGCTGCTTGGCCTCCAGCCGGTCCAGCAGGCGCGTCATGGAGCCGGCATCCAGCTCGCACGTGCGCGCCAGTTCGGCCACCGTCGAAGCCCGGCCCATGTAGAGCTTGAGCAGCGGCACCCACTGCGCGTTGGTCAGGCCCGTAGGCTCGAGTTCGCGCTCCACGCCCTGGGCAATCAGGGCAATGATGCGGCGCATCAGGTAGCCGATGCTGTCATCCGGCTTGTAGCCTTCGGCACGGTAAAACTCGATCAGCGGGCACGAAAGCGCGTCGACGAATGGGTTTGAGTTGTCGCTTGATTTGCTTTTTGAAGCCATAAGCAAATAATACATGCCTAGACAAATATTGTCAAGGCTGTGTTTGCGATGGCATCTTTAACGGCTAGACTTGCAGCATGGCTACTTCCTCCTCATCGATGACCTCTTCTGCGTCTTCTGCGCCCCCCAAGGGCTCGCCCCGCTCCCTGTCGGGCCTCGTGCCCTTTCTGCGCCCTTACCGCGGCCGGATTGCGCTGGCGCTATTTTTTCTCGTCATGGCGGCCGTGGCCACGCTGGTCTTTCCGCTGGCGCTGCGCAGCCTCATCGACGGCGGCCTGAGCGTGGCGGACAAGGGCGCCCAACTGATGGCGCTGCGCACCCACTTTTTCGAGCTGTTTGCCGTTGCCGCCGCACTGGGGCTTTTTTCAGCGGGCCGCTTTTACATGGTCAGCTGGCTCGGCGAACGGGTCACGGCCGACCTGCGCAATGCGGTGTATTCGCATGTGGTGCGGCAAAGCCCGGAGTTCTTTGAAACCACGCAAACCGGCGAGGTGCTGTCGCGCCTGACCGGCGACACGACGCTGGTGCAAACCGTGGTGGGTTCGTCGCTGAGCATGGGTTTGCGCAACGCCGTGATGGGCGTCGGCGCGCTGGGCATGCTGGTCTATACCAACCCCTACCTGATGGTTCAGGTGCTGGGGATTCTGGTGCTGATTGTGGCGCCCTCGGTGTGGTTTGGGCGGCGCGTGCGCAAGCTCTCGCGCGCCAGCCAGGACCGGGTGGCCGACTCCAGCGCGATCGCGGCCGAGGTGCTCAATGCCATTCCCGTGGTGCAGAGCTACACCGCTGAAGCGCGCGAGGCCGCGCGCTTCGATGCCTCGACCACCACCGCATTCAACACCGCCATCCGGCGCACCAGGGCGCGTTCGGTGTTGGTGGCCTTCATCATCATTGCCACGTCGGCGGCCCTGCTCTGGGGCCTGTACCAGGGCACGCAGGCGGTGATGCGCGGCGACATCAGCGCCGGCCACCTGGGCCAGACGGTGGTCTATGTGATCATTCTGGCCAGCGCCACGGCGGTGCTCGGCGAGGTCTATGGCGACCTGTTGCGCGCGGCCGGTGCGACTGAGCGACTGATGGAGCTGCTGGAAACACGCTCGCCCGTGGTTTCTCCATCAAAACCTGCTTCAGCCCCCGAAATACGGTCAGGAAGCGCTGTTAAATTTGAAGCAGTGACGTTTCATTACCCGTCACGCCCGGCGCAGGCGGCCTTGAGCAACTTCGACTTGAGCGTGGCCCCGGGTGAAACCGTGGCCCTTGTGGGGCCCAGCGGCGCCGGCAAAAGCACGGTGTTCCAGTTGCTGCTGCGCTTTTACGATCCAGCCTCGGGCCGCATTGAACTGGACGGCATGCGAACGGCGGACATGGCGCTGGAAGATTTGCGCCATCGCGTCGGCATCGTGCCGCAGGATGCCGTGATTTTCTCCACCAGCGCGCTGGAAAACATCCGCTACGGCAAGCCCGATGCCACCGACGAAGAAACCAGAGCCGCAGCCAAAGCGGCGTTTGCGCACGAGTTCATCACGGCCCTGCCCGAAGGCTACGACACCTTTCTGGGTGAGCGCGGCGTGCGCCTGTCGGGCGGGCAGCGCCAGCGCATTGCGATTGCGCGGGCCATGCTGAAGAACTCTCCGCTGCTGCTGCTGGATGAGGCCACCAGCGCGCTCGATGCGGAGAGCGAACGCATGGTGCAGGCCGCGCTGGAGTCGGCCATGAAGGGCCGCACGACGCTGGTTATTGCGCACCGGCTGGCCACGGTGCAGAAGGCCGATCGCATCGTCGTGCTCGACCACGGCCGTCTGGTCGAGCAGGGAACGCACGCCGAACTGGTGAGCCGTGGCGGGGTCTACGCACGGCTGGCGGCGCTGCAGTTCAACGCCTGAACAGGGCTCGCTCGCTACCTGAGCCGGACCGGCCAGGACCGCCCGTCCAGGCTTGGGAATCGCAGAATCGTAACTATGCATTTTTTGCATGACGATGACCGAACAATGCCTTGGACAGTTTGACTCGCGGCTTCTAAGCTTGGCGACCTGAATGTTCCACAAGGAGATTTCGCATGTCACAAGCACCCATCCCCAGCGCAAGCGCCGCAGCAGGCACCCATCCGCTTCCTTCTTACCTGCAGGCCGACAAGCTCGGGCCCTGGGGCAACTACCTGCAGCAGGTGGACCGCGTCATACCGCACCTGGGCAGCCTGGGTCGGTGGGCAGAAACGCTCAAGCGGCCCAAGCGCATCCTGGTTGTCGATGTGCCCATCAACATGGACGACGGCACCATTGCGCACTTTGAAGGCTACAGGGTTCAGCACAACGTGTCGCGCGGCCCGGGCAAGGGCGGCGTGCGTTTTCACCAGGATGTGACGCTGTCGGAGGTGATGGCGCTGTCGGCCTGGATGTCCATCAAGAATGCTGCTGTGAATGTTCCTTTCGGGGGTGCCAAGGGCGGCATACGCGTGGACCCAAAAACAGTTTCCCAGGGCGAACTGGAACGCATCACGCGGCGCTACACGAGCGAGATCGGCATCATCATCGGCCCCACCAAGGACATCCCGGCGCCCGATGTGAATACCAACGAGCAGGTCATGGCGTGGATGATGGACACCTACTCGATGAACACGGGCTCCACGTCAACCGGGGTGGTCACTGGCAAACCGGTCGACCTGGGGGGCTCACTGGGTCGCCGGGATGCCACCGGGCGCGGCGTTTTCACGGTGGGCGTGGAAGCGGCCAGGCACATTGACCTGGACATCAGCACGTCGCGGGTTGCGGTACAGGGTTTCGGCAACGTGGGCGGCGTCGCCGGCAGGCTGTTCCATGAAACGGGGGCGCGTATCGTGGCCGTGCAGGATCATGGCGGCACGATTTACCGCGAAGCCGGCCTGGACGTGCCAGCCCTGATCAGGCATGTGGCCGAGACCGGCAGCGTGGGAGGCTTCCCGAACGCGGAAGTGATTGCCAATGAGCTGTTCTGGGAAGTCGACTGCGACATCATGATTCCGGCTGCGCTGGAAGAGCAGATCAATGCCGCCAACGCCGGCCGCATCAAGGCCCGCATGATCATCGAAGGCGCCAACGGCCCGACCACACCCGAGGCCGACGACATCCTGCAGGAACGCAACGTGCTGGTGCTGCCTGATGTGATCGCCAATGCGGGCGGCGTGACCGTCAGTTATTTTGAATGGGTGCAGGACTTTTCCAGCTTTTTCTGGGATGAAGCGGAGATCAATGCACGCCTGGTCCGCATCATGAAAGAAGCTTTCGCCGGCGTCTGGCAAGTCGCGCAGGACCACAAGGTGACGCTGCGCACCGCCACGTTCATCGTGGCTTGCAAACGCATCCTGCATACCCGCCAGCTGCGCGGCCTGTACCCCTGAGTCGCTGAGTCAAGAGGAGCCCATCGCGCCAAAGAGCTGAGTGCAATGAACGACTTTGGCGGCTCGACATTTCAAGCAAGGGCCGCGGAACCGGCTTTGCCGGGCCGCAGGCGCAACGGCCCCCTCGGGGGCAACCCTAGACCCTTCGACGGCTCAGGACAGGCCAAACTCAGGACGACCGGGTGTGAAGTGAGCGACTGAGGCGGCCGCCCCTGTCTTCACCAGCAGGGGCCGCGGGACTGGCTTTGCCAGACCGCAGGCGCAGCGGCCCCCTCGGGGGGCAGGGAGCTACACGAAGTGAGCGACCGTGGGGGCCAATTTCACTGCAGGGTTTCCTTGACGGCCAGCGGCAGCGGCAAGGGCATGACATCAATGCCCTCTTCCACCAGCTCCACGGCTTCACGCGCGCTGGCCTGGCCGCGAATGCTGCGGGCTTCGGCCTCGCCATAATGCATGCGGCGTGCCTCGTCGGCAAAGCGCTCGCCGACATCTTCGGTGTGGGCCACCACATGGCGCAGCGCTTTGAGAAAGGCCGCCTGCTCGGCAGGGCTTGCACCGGCCACCACACTGGTCAGGGCGTCCGCGCGAGATGCTGCAACGCCTTCCCGGACGCGCGTGGCAGGCGCGGTGGGTGGAGCATCCTGCGCGACCTGGCCCAATGCGGCGCCCTGGGCCGGGTGCCCACCGAGATTGAGCCGCGGCGCGCTGGGTAGCTTATGAATGCCTTTGTCGGCACACATCGGACATTCAACCAATCCACGCGTCAGTTGCGTCTGAAAATCGTCTTCAGACGCAAACCAGCCTTCAAAGGAATGCTGCTGCGCGCACTGGAGATTCAGGACTTTCATGGGCAGATTATCGCAAGTCCCGCTCCGGCGCGGTAGTTTGCCAGTCCAATGCCCATACCCCCGACAGCACGTTTTGCAGCCACAGGGCTCCGGTGAGGGTCTTGGCATCGGTGACCTGCCCATTGCCGCACCAGGCCAACAGCTCGGCCGGCGTGGCGGTGAAAACTTCGAGGAATTCGCCGCTGTCCAGCTGGCGGGCTCCCAACGTGAGGTCGCGCGCAAACCAGATATCAATGAACTCGGTGGAGTAGGAAATCACCGGGTGCAGCACGCCGGCTCTTGCCCACTGCCGCGCGGTATAGCCGGTTTCTTCCAGCAGCTCGCGCTGCGCGCAGGCCAGCGACGCCTCGCCGGCATCCAGCTTGCCGGCCGGAAACTCGATCATCACGGCACCCATGGGATACCGGAACTGCCGCTCCAGCACCAGCCTGCCATCGTCGAGTTGCGCCACGATCATCACGGCG
Coding sequences:
- a CDS encoding ABC transporter transmembrane domain-containing protein, coding for MTSSASSAPPKGSPRSLSGLVPFLRPYRGRIALALFFLVMAAVATLVFPLALRSLIDGGLSVADKGAQLMALRTHFFELFAVAAALGLFSAGRFYMVSWLGERVTADLRNAVYSHVVRQSPEFFETTQTGEVLSRLTGDTTLVQTVVGSSLSMGLRNAVMGVGALGMLVYTNPYLMVQVLGILVLIVAPSVWFGRRVRKLSRASQDRVADSSAIAAEVLNAIPVVQSYTAEAREAARFDASTTTAFNTAIRRTRARSVLVAFIIIATSAALLWGLYQGTQAVMRGDISAGHLGQTVVYVIILASATAVLGEVYGDLLRAAGATERLMELLETRSPVVSPSKPASAPEIRSGSAVKFEAVTFHYPSRPAQAALSNFDLSVAPGETVALVGPSGAGKSTVFQLLLRFYDPASGRIELDGMRTADMALEDLRHRVGIVPQDAVIFSTSALENIRYGKPDATDEETRAAAKAAFAHEFITALPEGYDTFLGERGVRLSGGQRQRIAIARAMLKNSPLLLLDEATSALDAESERMVQAALESAMKGRTTLVIAHRLATVQKADRIVVLDHGRLVEQGTHAELVSRGGVYARLAALQFNA
- a CDS encoding HlyD family efflux transporter periplasmic adaptor subunit; protein product: MTTPEPSLSAASSDAPLQPAAGNPRRKKALTALASVVVVAGLGWAAYEYLVASHYESTDNAYVQGNVIQITPQIGGTVMAIMADDTDFVKAGQTLVQLDPADARIALEQAEAALAQAVRQVRTLYANNGTLAAQIALRDADVARARSDIARATDDLNRRQSLTGNGAVSKEELNHAQTQLANAKSALAAAQAGVVAAREQLTSNQALTEGTSIEQHPSVQVAAAKVREAYLATQRAGLQAPVDGYVAKRTVQLGQRVAAGTPMMSIIPLNQVWVDANFKEVQLRNIRIGQPVTLVADLYGKKIQYKGTVAGLGVGTGAAFSLLPAQNATGNWIKVVQRVPVRIALDARQLADNPLRVGLSMDAEVDVSHKDGKTLADAPRDAAQAHTQTYGKQDDAANVYVRRVIAANSGKALKPAKAAAIGSPAQPPGGPTTADQTGSEGQGLAMAQTQTLSIAGSRAAPQQAH
- a CDS encoding efflux transporter outer membrane subunit, with the protein product MALVTAAGLVAASLMATGLTGCADMSGIAPQSSLRDAPSLGLNADAAAGQAGVAAEWWRDFGDEQLNGLIAQALQSSPSLKLAQARLARARAVMEVADAATLPQLNGQIDLTRQRYTANGAVPPPLAGAIRDSGTVQLNASWELDFFGKNRAALDAALGSAHAAEADAQAARVLLASNVARSYFQLARLHEQAFVARRTLAQREETLKLVQDRVAAGLDTRLELRQSEGGLPEARLQLETVQEQIALTRNALAALVGQAGSSALAQNPPALAAIKNVALTSSIPADLLGRRADIAAARWRVEAASKDVVNAKTQFYPNINLVAFAGFSSIGLGRLLDAGSQQWGVGPALRLPIFDAGRLRANLRGKTADLDAAVESYNAAVIDAVRDVADQVASSQAIGRQQAEQRSAQEAAEGAYEIAVQRYRAGLGNYLNVLTAETSVLTQRRLAVDLAARALDTQVALMRALGGGYTPTSATASQTL
- a CDS encoding MarR family winged helix-turn-helix transcriptional regulator, which translates into the protein MASKSKSSDNSNPFVDALSCPLIEFYRAEGYKPDDSIGYLMRRIIALIAQGVERELEPTGLTNAQWVPLLKLYMGRASTVAELARTCELDAGSMTRLLDRLEAKQLCRRVRSSDDRRVVNLELTDAGRAAAQEIPAILSRVQNAHLAGFSVEEWQILKSYLRRILDTAQTLQASVEKNEK
- a CDS encoding DUF1178 family protein yields the protein MKVLNLQCAQQHSFEGWFASEDDFQTQLTRGLVECPMCADKGIHKLPSAPRLNLGGHPAQGAALGQVAQDAPPTAPATRVREGVAASRADALTSVVAGASPAEQAAFLKALRHVVAHTEDVGERFADEARRMHYGEAEARSIRGQASAREAVELVEEGIDVMPLPLPLAVKETLQ
- a CDS encoding LysR family transcriptional regulator, whose amino-acid sequence is MDINLARTFLEIVSCHSFAQAADRLHVTQTAISARVKTLEDLLGRKLFVRNRAGASLTSAGEQFVRHAMTMVQVWERARQQMAVPPGRRALVTVGCEISLWDPLMLDWLLGMRESASDLALRAEVGVAEDLLERVANGTLDIVVAYAPRQRPGLRIELLIEEKLVLVTTTRGSQAPQAADYVYVDWGSEFAAQHSLAFPELSSVGVSSSLGPLGLGYLLTVGGAGYFRQNVVRSHLKEGRLHRVPGAPEFLYPAYAVYAADADMAVLEPALAGLRQAAKGAVGNQQAARPSKTGNVGKA
- a CDS encoding Glu/Leu/Phe/Val family dehydrogenase produces the protein MSQAPIPSASAAAGTHPLPSYLQADKLGPWGNYLQQVDRVIPHLGSLGRWAETLKRPKRILVVDVPINMDDGTIAHFEGYRVQHNVSRGPGKGGVRFHQDVTLSEVMALSAWMSIKNAAVNVPFGGAKGGIRVDPKTVSQGELERITRRYTSEIGIIIGPTKDIPAPDVNTNEQVMAWMMDTYSMNTGSTSTGVVTGKPVDLGGSLGRRDATGRGVFTVGVEAARHIDLDISTSRVAVQGFGNVGGVAGRLFHETGARIVAVQDHGGTIYREAGLDVPALIRHVAETGSVGGFPNAEVIANELFWEVDCDIMIPAALEEQINAANAGRIKARMIIEGANGPTTPEADDILQERNVLVLPDVIANAGGVTVSYFEWVQDFSSFFWDEAEINARLVRIMKEAFAGVWQVAQDHKVTLRTATFIVACKRILHTRQLRGLYP
- a CDS encoding NUDIX domain-containing protein — encoded protein: MNSSESSHLIETLVSSEDILKGNFLHVRRDTVRLPDGTPTAREYVIHPGAVMIVAQLDDGRLVLERQFRYPMGAVMIEFPAGKLDAGEASLACAQRELLEETGYTARQWARAGVLHPVISYSTEFIDIWFARDLTLGARQLDSGEFLEVFTATPAELLAWCGNGQVTDAKTLTGALWLQNVLSGVWALDWQTTAPERDLR
- a CDS encoding DHA2 family efflux MFS transporter permease subunit; amino-acid sequence: MASAPAPAYIQPPPLTGSARLWGTLALSAATFMNVLDTSIANVSLPAIAGDLGVSPNQGTWVITSFGVANAIAVPLTGWLSQRFGQVRLFTASVMLFVLTSWLCGLAPNMTTLIFFRVLQGLVAGPMIPLSQSLLLSSYPKALAGLAMALWSMTTLVAPVMGPLLGGWITDNISWPWIFYINIPVGFGAAFITWSIFRKRESVTRKLPIDSVGLALLVIWVGALQIMLDKGKELDWFHSGEVVALGIVSLVGLIAFVIWELTEEHPVVDLTLFKRRNFWAGAVALSVGYGLFFGNVVLLPLWLQQYMGYTATQAGMVMAPVGAMALLLSPLVGKNIAKVDPRRFAVFAFLVFALVLWMRSNFNTQADFNTILIPTIIQGVAMAFFFIPLVTITLSGISPEKIPAASGLSNFVRITAGSFGTSIATTIWQDRAAMHHAQVSEYVNQGSTATSSALTGLAGAGLTPDQALGTINRLVDQQAYMLAANDVFYVSALIFLLLIPLVYLTRHTRVGAGSSDAAAGAH